The genomic DNA GATATTCTTTTAAAGCAGAGTCAGTATCTGTAAAAATGATGCCTAATTTTTCAAATTCTTCTTTCATGTTGTGGTAAACAACTTCTGATTCATATTGAGCCGAAGCCCCAGCTAGATAAGCACGCTCAGCTTCGGGAATCCCAATTTTTTCAAAGGTTTCTTTGATTTTATCAGGTACATCATCCCAATCGCGTGCGGGTTTGTCACTCGGTTTTTGGTAATATTTAATTTTACTAAAGTCAATATCTGACAGGTCTGGACCCCATTCTTGCATGGGCATTTTATTGAATTGTTCTAACGATTTTAAACGGAAGTCAAGCATCCATTCTGGTTCGCCTTTCACGCGAGAAATTTCGCGAACGACGTCTTCTGTTAGGCCGTCTCCGGTACTAAAGACTGGTTCCACATCGTCGTGAAAGCCAAATTTATATTCTTCTAATTCAGGTACTGTACTCAATTCGTCGTCACCCTTTCTTTATTTTTCACAATGTAAATGACCGGCTTCGCCTTGGCCGTTATTAGCAACAGCCTGCTCTAAGGCTTTCCAAGCCAAGGTTGCACATTTGATCCGAGCTGGAAATTTAGCTACGCCGCTTAACATTGCTGCATCGCCTAATTTTTCATCTTCGGCCACTTCATTTCCTTGAACAAGTTGAGAAAAATCCTCTGCTAAGGCCGTTGCTTCGGCGATTGTTTTTCCTAATACCGCATCAGTCATCATACTAGCACTTGCTGTACTGATAGAACAGCCACTTCCTTGAAAGGCGATATCTTTAATCACACCGTTTTCAATGGCCACATCCAGTTCAATCACATCTCCACAAGTAGGATTATTCAGTTCAATTGTTTGGCTAGACGCATCTAGCGTTCCGTGGTGATGTGGGTGGCTAGAATGGT from Enterococcus faecalis includes the following:
- the sufU gene encoding Fe-S cluster assembly sulfur transfer protein SufU, yielding MALSKLDNLYRQVILDHSSHPHHHGTLDASSQTIELNNPTCGDVIELDVAIENGVIKDIAFQGSGCSISTASASMMTDAVLGKTIAEATALAEDFSQLVQGNEVAEDEKLGDAAMLSGVAKFPARIKCATLAWKALEQAVANNGQGEAGHLHCEK